From the genome of Pantoea alfalfae, one region includes:
- a CDS encoding YicC/YloC family endoribonuclease gives MIRSMTAYARSEAKGEWGSAAWELRSVNQRYLETYIRLPEQFRGLEPVIRERIRQRLTRGKIECNLRFDADPSAQGELMLNETLAKQLVQAANWVKMQSDEGAINPLDILRWPGVMSAQEQDLDAINTQLLKALDSALDDFIAARESEGTALKAMIEQRLEGVSQEVSKVRAQMPEVIKWQRERLVAKLEDAEVQLENNRLEQELVMMAQRVDVSEELDRLDAHVKETYNILKKKEAVGRRLDFMMQEFNRESNTLASKSINADITTSAIELKVLIEQMREQIQNIE, from the coding sequence ATGATCCGCAGTATGACCGCTTATGCCCGCAGCGAAGCCAAAGGCGAATGGGGCAGCGCCGCCTGGGAGCTGCGTTCTGTTAACCAGCGTTATCTGGAAACCTACATCCGTCTGCCGGAACAGTTTCGTGGGCTGGAGCCGGTTATCCGCGAACGCATTCGCCAGCGTCTGACGCGCGGTAAAATTGAGTGCAACCTGCGTTTTGATGCCGACCCCAGCGCGCAGGGCGAGCTGATGCTCAATGAAACGCTGGCGAAACAGCTGGTGCAGGCGGCCAACTGGGTGAAAATGCAGAGCGATGAAGGCGCGATTAATCCGCTGGATATCCTGCGCTGGCCCGGTGTGATGTCTGCACAGGAGCAGGATCTGGATGCCATTAACACGCAGTTGTTGAAGGCGCTGGATAGTGCGCTGGATGATTTTATTGCGGCACGCGAAAGCGAAGGCACCGCATTGAAAGCGATGATTGAGCAGCGTCTGGAAGGGGTTTCGCAGGAAGTCAGCAAAGTGCGGGCGCAGATGCCTGAAGTCATCAAATGGCAGCGTGAGCGTCTGGTCGCCAAACTGGAAGATGCTGAAGTCCAGCTGGAAAACAATCGCCTGGAGCAGGAACTGGTGATGATGGCGCAGCGTGTTGACGTCTCCGAAGAGCTGGATCGCCTGGATGCGCACGTTAAAGAGACCTACAACATCCTGAAAAAGAAAGAAGCGGTTGGCCGTCGGCTCGATTTCATGATGCAGGAGTTCAATCGTGAATCGAATACGCTGGCATCGAAGTCGATCAACGCCGACATCACCACTTCTGCTATCGAACTGAAAGTGCTGATTGAACAGATGCGCGAGCAGATTCAGAATATTGAGTAA
- the lpxP gene encoding kdo(2)-lipid IV(A) palmitoleoyltransferase, with protein MKNTGKFSSSLLHPRYWFTWFGLGVLWLLVQLPYPVLMRLGAGAGKISRHFLQRRERITRRNIELCFPGISEEKTEHMIAGNFASLGMALAETGIAWFWSDRAVKRLFKVSGMDNLHAAQNEKRGVMLIGVHFMSLELGGRISGLCQPMMAMYRPHNNQAMEYVQTKGRMRSNKAMIDRRDLRGMVNALKQGESVWFAPDQDYGPKGSTFAPLFAVEKAATTNGTFVLSRLAKPAMVPIMLIRNADNDGYHLIIEPMLENYPHTDEAAAAAYMNKVIENQILRAPEQYLWLHRRFKTRPPGEQSLYV; from the coding sequence ATGAAAAACACCGGAAAATTTAGCAGCTCGCTGCTGCATCCGCGTTATTGGTTTACCTGGTTTGGTCTTGGTGTACTCTGGCTTCTGGTCCAGCTTCCCTATCCTGTTCTTATGCGTCTCGGTGCCGGTGCGGGCAAAATTTCCCGCCATTTTCTGCAGCGCCGTGAGCGAATCACCCGTCGTAACATTGAGCTCTGTTTTCCTGGCATCAGTGAAGAAAAAACAGAACATATGATCGCCGGTAATTTTGCGTCGTTAGGCATGGCGCTGGCTGAAACCGGTATTGCCTGGTTCTGGTCTGACCGTGCGGTTAAACGTCTGTTTAAAGTGTCAGGTATGGATAATCTCCACGCTGCGCAGAATGAAAAGCGCGGTGTGATGCTGATTGGTGTGCATTTCATGTCACTGGAGCTGGGCGGCCGCATCAGCGGTCTCTGTCAGCCGATGATGGCGATGTACCGTCCGCACAACAATCAGGCAATGGAATATGTGCAGACCAAAGGCCGGATGCGCTCAAACAAAGCGATGATCGACCGCCGCGATCTGCGCGGCATGGTTAATGCTCTGAAACAGGGTGAATCGGTCTGGTTTGCACCAGACCAGGATTACGGCCCGAAAGGCAGCACCTTTGCGCCGCTGTTTGCGGTAGAAAAAGCGGCCACCACCAACGGCACTTTTGTGCTGTCGCGTCTGGCGAAGCCGGCGATGGTGCCGATTATGCTGATTCGTAATGCAGATAATGATGGCTATCATCTGATCATTGAGCCGATGCTGGAAAATTATCCTCACACGGACGAGGCTGCTGCTGCAGCCTATATGAATAAAGTGATCGAGAATCAGATTCTGCGCGCACCGGAACAATACCTCTGGCTGCATCGCCGATTCAAAACCCGACCGCCGGGTGAACAGTCACTCTACGTCTGA